The following are encoded together in the Bacillus sp. V2I10 genome:
- a CDS encoding VOC family protein has translation MIINESIQHVSLAVTNLEMAKHFYENVLCLKEIERPPFDSDGAWYEIGSQQIHLIVDEESQTLRKNYTLNSREGHLALRIAEYQTAVDWLISHHIEYREDKNGVSGFDQIYCCDPDGNLIELNVEQNK, from the coding sequence ATGATAATCAATGAATCCATTCAGCATGTCAGCCTGGCAGTGACAAATCTTGAGATGGCAAAGCATTTTTATGAAAATGTATTATGCTTAAAAGAAATCGAAAGACCGCCTTTTGATTCTGATGGCGCGTGGTATGAAATCGGCTCACAGCAAATTCATCTAATTGTTGATGAAGAATCGCAAACACTGAGAAAGAATTATACCCTGAATTCCAGAGAAGGACATCTTGCATTGAGGATTGCCGAATATCAAACTGCTGTTGATTGGCTTATTTCACATCATATTGAATATCGGGAAGACAAAAATGGAGTGAGCGGTTTTGATCAAATATACTGCTGTGATCCAGACGGGAATTTAATCGAGCTGAATGTTGAACAAAATAAGTAA
- a CDS encoding flavodoxin family protein, giving the protein MLKALYLNCSLKKGNEPSNTESLMRQSQKHLQNEDVQTEELRIADYNIAYGMSEDMGRGDDWPLILKKIADADIVVVGTPLWLGEKSSIASLVMERLYASSSETNEKGQSIYYNKVGGVAVTGNEDGAKEAARSILYGLQHIGFLIPPNVDVYWVGEAGPGPSYMEAGKENAFTIKNTRTMSLNLVHMARLLAKHPIPAEGNTL; this is encoded by the coding sequence ATGCTGAAAGCTCTCTATTTGAATTGTTCTTTAAAAAAAGGAAACGAACCCTCCAACACAGAATCCTTAATGAGACAATCTCAAAAACATTTGCAGAATGAAGATGTTCAAACAGAAGAATTGCGAATTGCGGACTACAATATTGCATATGGCATGTCAGAAGATATGGGCAGGGGCGATGATTGGCCGCTGATTTTGAAAAAAATAGCCGATGCTGATATCGTTGTGGTCGGAACTCCACTGTGGCTTGGAGAAAAGAGCAGCATTGCTTCTCTTGTTATGGAAAGACTTTACGCATCAAGCAGTGAAACGAATGAAAAAGGACAGTCTATTTATTATAATAAGGTTGGGGGCGTTGCTGTAACAGGCAATGAAGATGGCGCGAAGGAAGCAGCCCGTTCCATTTTATACGGCCTGCAGCATATCGGATTTCTTATCCCGCCTAATGTGGATGTGTATTGGGTTGGAGAAGCCGGGCCGGGACCTTCCTACATGGAAGCGGGAAAAGAAAATGCGTTTACGATTAAGAATACGAGAACAATGAGCTTAAATTTAGTTCACATGGCGAGACTCCTGGCCAAGCATCCAATTCCAGCAGAAGGAAATACATTATAA
- a CDS encoding endonuclease — protein MLSFFIPVFQVSPSQASTGDGTWTAPYSVAQANANQTGSVKTVNGYVVGQPTATNTVVTSNYPNDYALALADSPSETSTSKMIYVQIPSSFRTQFGLKTNPSLKGTEIKVTGKLAAYFSHTGITGATAMEKQSGTTDPTDPTDPTDPTDPTDPIEPPPYDDTYYQSAIGKTGEALKTELHNIIDDHRELSYDNVWEALRNTDEDTNNPNNVILLYTGRSQSKLTNGGNVNDWNREHVWAKSHGDFGTSAGAGTDIHHLRPTDVSVNSSRGNLDFDNGGTQHSEALGNYYDSDSWEPRDAVKGDVARMLFYMAVRYEGDSGELDLELNNNVNNGTAPLHGKMSVLLEWHREDPVDARERRRNDIIYKDYQNNRNPFIDHPEWAESIWN, from the coding sequence ATGCTTAGTTTTTTTATTCCTGTGTTTCAAGTCTCTCCTTCACAAGCTTCAACTGGAGACGGCACTTGGACAGCACCGTATTCAGTAGCTCAGGCAAATGCCAATCAAACTGGTTCTGTTAAAACGGTTAATGGATACGTTGTGGGACAGCCGACTGCAACTAACACGGTAGTGACATCCAATTATCCGAATGATTATGCACTTGCACTCGCAGATTCACCGTCAGAAACAAGTACATCTAAAATGATTTATGTCCAAATTCCATCCTCGTTCCGAACACAATTTGGTTTGAAAACGAACCCTTCTCTAAAAGGCACGGAAATAAAAGTAACAGGTAAACTTGCAGCCTATTTTTCTCACACTGGAATAACGGGTGCGACAGCTATGGAAAAACAATCTGGAACTACAGACCCAACAGACCCGACAGACCCGACAGACCCGACAGACCCGACAGACCCTATAGAGCCACCTCCTTATGATGACACATATTATCAGTCTGCTATAGGGAAAACAGGCGAAGCTTTAAAGACGGAACTTCATAATATTATAGACGATCACAGAGAGCTTTCTTATGACAATGTCTGGGAAGCACTTAGAAACACAGATGAAGACACAAACAATCCGAACAACGTCATTCTGCTTTATACAGGACGTTCACAAAGCAAGCTTACAAACGGCGGAAATGTGAATGATTGGAATAGAGAGCACGTTTGGGCGAAATCACATGGCGACTTTGGAACAAGTGCCGGTGCCGGGACCGATATCCATCATTTAAGACCAACTGATGTTTCAGTAAACAGCTCAAGAGGCAATCTTGATTTTGATAACGGAGGAACACAGCACTCTGAAGCTTTAGGCAACTATTATGACTCTGATTCATGGGAGCCGAGAGACGCTGTTAAAGGTGATGTGGCCAGAATGTTATTTTACATGGCGGTCCGTTATGAAGGTGACAGCGGTGAGCTGGATCTTGAGCTGAACAACAATGTAAACAATGGAACTGCTCCGCTGCATGGAAAAATGTCTGTTCTGCTTGAATGGCACAGAGAAGATCCAGTAGATGCACGCGAAAGAAGAAGAAATGACATCATCTATAAAGACTATCAAAATAACCGCAATCCATTTATAGATCATCCAGAATGGGCTGAATCCATCTGGAACTAA
- a CDS encoding ATP-dependent DNA helicase → MKEVHISVRALVEYVFRSGSIDSRFRTAATMTEGTKAHQTIQKTYEETDQKEVFLKTVIEHNHLSFLIEGRCDGLLLTEDIPYIDEIKSTAGDLSLLKEDSHPVHWAQAKCYAYIVSKERALDHIGVQLTYVSVQSGEKVRFRKIVSSADLDSFMEELVKDYYPYAELRAGHQKKRDESIEKLSFPFETYREGQRKLAGTVYKAISDKADLFAQASTGIGKTISTVFPALKAMGEGKAERLFYLTAKTITRKAAEDTFSYMETKGLCFHTVTITAKEKVCLKDETRCQKDYCEFANGYYDRINGAVLDILSNETRLTSDVIKKYALKHTVCPFEFSLDLASASDGMICDYNYVFDPRVSLKRFFDEQKKKSVLLIDEAHNLVDRGRAMFSADLKKSEFLQLKKEFKTSSRSIFEHAKKINDFFIALRKQCENHAMLMENVPNELIEQLEPFISDAEKELLMGSQSQLLLDCYFQAQTFVKMSKLYDERYVTTVAADRSEAVIKLLCLDPSYLLQQVKKPFRSSIHFSATLSPLHFYMDMLGGVSDDYQVKIPSPFTRENLDVYIKPLSTRYHDREKSKKPISDLVMQLLEERGGNYLIFFPSYVYMKEVYESLTEVNPPFEMMIQQPQMTEAEREAFLAAFQENSSTTLIGFAVMGGIFSEGVDLIGNRLNGVIVVGVGLPQIGFERNIMKAYFQQTGKNGFDYAYVFPGMNKVLQAGGRLIRSEKDTGTIVLVDDRFLTDKYQSLLPYEWKNFVILN, encoded by the coding sequence ATGAAAGAAGTGCATATTTCAGTCAGAGCACTAGTAGAATATGTTTTCAGATCAGGAAGCATTGATTCAAGATTCAGGACAGCTGCAACGATGACAGAAGGGACAAAAGCACATCAGACGATTCAGAAGACATATGAAGAAACGGATCAAAAAGAAGTATTTTTAAAGACTGTCATCGAGCATAACCACCTCTCTTTTTTAATTGAGGGGAGATGTGACGGGCTTCTGTTAACTGAAGATATACCATATATTGATGAAATAAAATCAACTGCGGGTGATCTTTCTTTATTAAAAGAGGATTCTCATCCAGTTCACTGGGCCCAGGCGAAATGCTACGCTTATATTGTTTCAAAAGAAAGAGCATTAGATCATATCGGTGTGCAGCTGACCTATGTCAGCGTACAGTCAGGCGAAAAAGTGAGGTTTAGAAAAATCGTTTCATCAGCAGATCTCGATTCTTTCATGGAGGAATTGGTAAAAGATTATTATCCATATGCTGAATTAAGAGCAGGGCATCAAAAGAAACGTGATGAAAGCATTGAAAAGTTATCTTTTCCTTTTGAAACATACAGAGAGGGTCAAAGGAAGCTTGCTGGCACAGTCTACAAAGCAATCAGCGACAAGGCAGACTTGTTTGCTCAAGCCTCAACCGGAATCGGCAAAACGATTTCCACAGTCTTTCCAGCTTTGAAAGCTATGGGAGAAGGTAAAGCAGAAAGACTATTTTACTTAACGGCTAAAACGATCACAAGAAAAGCAGCAGAAGATACCTTTTCTTACATGGAAACAAAGGGACTGTGCTTTCATACTGTTACGATTACAGCAAAGGAAAAGGTTTGCTTAAAGGATGAGACCCGCTGTCAAAAGGATTACTGCGAATTTGCAAATGGATACTATGACAGGATTAATGGAGCGGTGCTTGATATCCTCTCAAATGAAACCCGTTTAACATCAGACGTCATTAAGAAGTATGCGTTAAAGCATACCGTTTGCCCCTTTGAATTTTCCTTAGACCTCGCATCTGCTTCAGACGGAATGATTTGTGATTACAATTATGTGTTTGATCCGCGTGTATCCTTAAAACGTTTTTTCGATGAACAAAAGAAAAAATCAGTCCTGCTGATCGACGAAGCGCATAATCTGGTTGACAGGGGAAGGGCGATGTTTTCTGCAGACTTGAAGAAATCGGAATTTCTTCAGCTGAAAAAGGAATTTAAAACGTCCAGCAGATCCATCTTCGAACATGCAAAAAAAATAAATGATTTTTTTATTGCTCTTCGAAAACAATGTGAAAATCATGCGATGCTGATGGAGAATGTCCCTAATGAGCTAATTGAGCAGCTGGAACCATTTATTTCAGACGCAGAAAAAGAGCTTTTAATGGGCAGTCAATCACAGCTTCTGTTAGATTGTTATTTTCAGGCTCAGACGTTTGTGAAAATGTCCAAGCTCTATGATGAGAGGTATGTAACAACAGTGGCAGCAGATCGAAGTGAGGCTGTGATTAAACTTCTGTGCCTTGATCCATCCTATCTTCTGCAGCAGGTGAAAAAACCGTTTCGCTCAAGTATCCACTTTTCAGCCACACTCTCTCCCCTCCATTTTTACATGGACATGCTTGGAGGAGTTTCAGACGATTATCAAGTGAAAATTCCCTCCCCATTCACCAGGGAAAACTTAGATGTCTATATCAAGCCGCTTTCTACCAGATATCACGACAGGGAAAAAAGCAAGAAGCCGATTTCTGATCTGGTTATGCAGCTGCTTGAAGAACGGGGCGGAAACTACCTTATCTTTTTTCCTTCTTACGTTTATATGAAGGAAGTATATGAATCTTTGACAGAGGTGAATCCGCCTTTTGAAATGATGATTCAGCAGCCTCAGATGACGGAAGCGGAGAGAGAAGCTTTTTTAGCTGCCTTTCAAGAAAACAGCAGCACGACACTGATTGGATTTGCCGTAATGGGCGGGATCTTTTCTGAAGGTGTTGACCTGATAGGCAACCGGTTAAATGGGGTCATCGTTGTTGGAGTAGGCCTGCCTCAGATAGGCTTTGAAAGAAACATTATGAAAGCTTATTTTCAGCAGACGGGAAAAAACGGGTTTGATTATGCCTATGTTTTCCCTGGGATGAACAAAGTGCTTCAGGCAGGTGGAAGACTGATTCGTTCTGAAAAAGATACCGGAACCATTGTGCTGGTAGATGACCGTTTCTTAACCGATAAGTACCAATCGCTTCTGCCGTATGAATGGAAGAACTTTGTCATTTTAAACTGA
- a CDS encoding ABC-F family ATP-binding cassette domain-containing protein encodes MSILSVENLYKTYGEKTLFDHISFSIAERQRIGLIGTNGTGKSTLLKYLSGLETVEEGKMIHANSFHIEYLPQQPVLEEELTVLEQIYYGDSLIMRAMRDYELALSELEADPSNEKKQSKLLSMQQKMDENDAWEASTVAKTVLTRLGISDFARPVRLLSGGQKKRVAIAKALIQPADLLILDEPTNHLDNETIEWLETFLAQYKGSILLVTHDRYFLNRVTNQIFELENGKLYVYEGNYEVFLEKKAEREFNAEQSESKRQNLLRRELAWLRRGAKARTTKQKARIGRVEDLQDQEGPAAKHSVDFAIGSTRLGKKVIELEGVSKAFQDRTLMTNVDYLVVPGERLGIIGPNGSGKSTLLNIIAGRIQPDSGKVEIGETVKIGYYTQDHEAMDEDLRVVEYIKEVAEVVQTVDHQTITAEQMLERFMFPRSMQWTYIRKLSGGERRRLYLLKVLMQEPNVLFLDEPTNDLDTQTLSVLEDYLDQFPGVVVTVSHDRYFLDRVVDHLLVFEGSGKVLRFQGSYSDYMETRKRMKEAESAAPAPKVQETAAAPKQRKKLSYKEQQEWDVIEDKIAELEEKREDLEGQIASSGSDYGKIQQLMEQQQAIDAELEATMERWEELSLMVEEIENAKQQ; translated from the coding sequence ATGAGCATTCTTTCTGTAGAGAATTTATATAAAACATATGGCGAAAAGACTTTGTTTGATCATATTTCATTTTCAATTGCTGAAAGGCAGAGAATTGGATTAATCGGGACAAACGGGACAGGGAAATCAACCCTTTTGAAATATCTTTCAGGACTAGAGACTGTTGAAGAAGGAAAAATGATTCATGCCAATTCGTTTCATATTGAATACCTTCCGCAGCAGCCTGTGCTTGAGGAAGAATTGACAGTCCTTGAACAGATCTATTACGGGGATTCCTTGATCATGCGGGCAATGCGTGATTATGAGCTTGCTCTTTCAGAACTGGAAGCAGATCCGTCTAATGAAAAAAAACAGTCCAAGCTTCTTTCAATGCAGCAAAAAATGGATGAAAACGACGCGTGGGAAGCGAGTACGGTTGCCAAAACCGTTTTGACCCGTCTCGGCATTTCCGACTTTGCAAGGCCAGTAAGGCTTTTATCCGGCGGTCAAAAGAAACGTGTTGCAATTGCAAAAGCTTTGATTCAGCCAGCAGATCTGCTGATTCTGGATGAGCCTACAAACCATCTGGATAATGAAACGATCGAATGGCTTGAGACTTTTTTAGCACAATACAAAGGCTCTATTCTTCTCGTGACCCATGATCGTTATTTCCTTAACCGGGTAACAAACCAAATTTTCGAATTAGAAAATGGCAAGCTGTATGTTTATGAGGGAAACTATGAAGTATTTCTTGAGAAAAAAGCAGAGCGTGAATTCAATGCCGAGCAGTCTGAAAGCAAGCGCCAAAATCTGCTGCGCAGAGAGCTTGCCTGGCTGAGACGCGGCGCTAAAGCCCGGACAACAAAACAAAAAGCACGCATTGGACGTGTGGAAGACCTTCAGGATCAGGAAGGACCGGCAGCAAAACATAGCGTTGATTTTGCCATCGGGTCAACAAGACTTGGAAAAAAAGTAATTGAGCTTGAAGGTGTTTCAAAAGCTTTTCAGGACCGTACCTTAATGACAAATGTAGATTATCTCGTGGTTCCCGGGGAGAGACTTGGAATCATCGGACCTAATGGAAGCGGGAAATCGACACTATTAAACATCATTGCAGGACGCATTCAGCCTGACAGCGGCAAGGTTGAAATTGGCGAAACCGTCAAAATCGGCTATTATACTCAGGATCATGAGGCAATGGATGAAGATTTGCGCGTCGTTGAATATATAAAAGAAGTCGCGGAAGTTGTGCAGACAGTTGATCATCAAACGATTACAGCAGAGCAAATGCTTGAGCGCTTCATGTTTCCAAGATCGATGCAGTGGACATACATCCGCAAGCTATCAGGCGGAGAGCGCCGCAGATTGTATTTGCTCAAGGTATTAATGCAGGAGCCAAACGTTCTCTTTCTTGATGAGCCTACAAATGACTTAGACACTCAAACACTCAGCGTCCTCGAGGATTATCTTGATCAATTCCCTGGCGTTGTCGTCACTGTTTCCCATGATCGCTATTTTCTTGACCGTGTAGTGGATCATCTCCTTGTTTTTGAAGGCAGCGGCAAGGTTCTCCGATTCCAGGGAAGCTATTCAGATTACATGGAAACAAGAAAAAGAATGAAGGAAGCTGAAAGTGCAGCACCAGCTCCTAAAGTTCAGGAAACGGCGGCAGCTCCGAAGCAGAGAAAAAAACTCTCCTATAAAGAGCAGCAAGAATGGGACGTTATTGAAGATAAGATTGCGGAACTGGAAGAAAAAAGAGAAGATCTTGAAGGCCAAATCGCTTCAAGCGGCAGTGATTACGGGAAAATTCAGCAGCTGATGGAGCAGCAGCAGGCTATTGATGCGGAGCTTGAAGCAACAATGGAGCGCTGGGAAGAACTCTCGCTTATGGTTGAAGAAATAGAAAATGCGAAGCAGCAATAA
- a CDS encoding SDR family NAD(P)-dependent oxidoreductase, translating to MNLSGKVAIVTGASSGIGEAAAIKLAEQGAKIALLDIKEENAKKVKSAIEAKNGEAIIIECDVSDAKRMESSYKKVISTWGQIDIVFANAGINGRWTPIEDLTPEDWDQTINTNLRSTFLSVKYAIPYMKEKGGSIIITSSINGNRLYRGFGRSAYSTSKIGQVGFGKMAALELAGYKIRVNMICPGAIETNIGSNTFAEEENIKKVEIPVEFPEGEQPLEKKAGSPEQVADLVYFLASDLSSHITGTEVYIDGAESLL from the coding sequence ATGAATTTATCTGGTAAAGTAGCGATTGTTACTGGCGCAAGCTCCGGCATTGGTGAAGCTGCCGCGATAAAACTTGCAGAACAGGGAGCAAAAATAGCTCTTTTGGACATAAAAGAGGAAAATGCCAAAAAAGTGAAATCTGCGATTGAAGCAAAAAACGGAGAGGCCATCATTATTGAGTGTGATGTATCCGATGCAAAACGAATGGAGAGCAGCTACAAAAAAGTCATCAGCACGTGGGGGCAAATCGATATCGTGTTTGCAAACGCGGGGATCAACGGCAGATGGACCCCGATTGAGGATCTTACTCCAGAGGACTGGGATCAAACAATCAACACGAATTTAAGGAGTACATTTCTGAGTGTCAAATATGCGATTCCGTATATGAAAGAAAAAGGCGGAAGCATTATCATTACCAGCTCTATTAATGGCAACCGCTTATACAGAGGATTTGGCCGGTCAGCTTACAGCACGTCAAAAATAGGCCAGGTCGGATTTGGAAAAATGGCTGCCCTGGAGCTTGCAGGTTATAAAATCCGCGTCAATATGATCTGTCCTGGAGCCATTGAAACAAACATCGGCAGCAATACCTTTGCAGAAGAAGAAAACATAAAAAAGGTAGAGATTCCAGTCGAGTTTCCAGAGGGTGAGCAGCCTTTAGAAAAGAAAGCAGGCTCGCCTGAACAAGTGGCAGATCTAGTTTATTTTCTTGCATCCGATTTATCCAGTCATATTACTGGCACAGAAGTCTATATTGATGGAGCAGAATCATTGCTTTAA